One region of Duncaniella freteri genomic DNA includes:
- a CDS encoding DEAD/DEAH box helicase — MKSFEELGVNEPLRKAVEEMGFEAPMPIQERVIPRLLGDANDIVALAQTGTGKTAAFGLPVLQRIDAGVRRPQALVLAPTRELCLQISSDLVDYSKYISGVKVIPVYGGSSIESQIRSLRAGANVIVATPGRLIDLIKRGVVKLDEVNTVVLDEADEMLNMGFLDSIEEILSHVPEDHKTLLFSATMPADILKIAKHYMRDYEEIVVGTRNEGSENVRHIYYMVNARDKYLALKRVVDNSPGIYAIVFCRTRRDTQEIADNLIKDGYNAEALHGDLSQQQRDIVMKKFRDRVVTILVATDVAARGLDVSDLTHVINYGLPEDTAVYNHRSGRTGRAGKKGVSVAIIHSREKGRLREIERIIGKTFEHLEVPTPEHIIEKQLYNLADRLEKVKVNEEGIAKYLPGISRKLEWLSEEDLIKRVISLEFNRLLDYYKDAPKIDFIDAKPERDRKRKGEKKGPAHERPADDREKDRRTAARGMERVYVNVGKRDGFFAGNLIEALNKLVQGKRVDVGRIDLLPAYTLFDVSKKDARKVVGALTGADFFGKRLHSEIADKDRDYSRLSDKKKKSKSKQ; from the coding sequence ATGAAATCATTTGAAGAATTAGGTGTCAACGAGCCGTTGAGGAAAGCGGTTGAAGAGATGGGTTTTGAAGCCCCGATGCCCATCCAGGAACGCGTAATCCCACGTCTGCTCGGTGATGCCAATGATATAGTGGCACTCGCTCAGACCGGCACAGGCAAGACGGCAGCATTCGGATTGCCGGTGCTCCAGCGCATCGATGCCGGAGTGCGCAGGCCGCAGGCACTTGTGCTCGCCCCCACCCGAGAGCTGTGTCTACAGATCAGCAGTGACCTTGTGGACTACTCGAAATACATCTCGGGTGTGAAGGTCATCCCTGTGTACGGCGGATCGAGCATCGAGAGCCAGATACGGTCGCTCCGGGCAGGTGCCAATGTGATAGTAGCCACTCCTGGCCGTCTTATCGACCTTATAAAGCGTGGCGTTGTCAAGCTTGACGAGGTGAACACAGTGGTGCTCGACGAGGCTGACGAGATGCTCAACATGGGCTTCCTTGACTCGATAGAGGAGATATTGTCACATGTGCCCGAGGATCATAAGACTCTTCTGTTCTCGGCCACAATGCCTGCCGACATCCTGAAGATAGCCAAGCATTACATGCGTGACTATGAGGAGATTGTGGTGGGCACGCGCAATGAAGGCTCGGAAAATGTTCGCCACATATATTATATGGTGAATGCCCGCGACAAGTATCTTGCTCTCAAGCGAGTTGTGGATAATTCGCCCGGGATATACGCCATAGTGTTCTGCCGCACACGCCGTGACACCCAGGAGATTGCCGACAATCTGATCAAGGACGGCTACAATGCCGAGGCTCTGCACGGAGACCTCTCCCAGCAGCAGCGCGACATTGTGATGAAGAAGTTCCGTGACCGTGTGGTGACCATTCTTGTGGCTACCGATGTCGCGGCGCGCGGTCTTGACGTGAGTGATCTGACCCATGTGATAAACTATGGGCTCCCAGAGGATACTGCTGTATATAACCATCGTTCGGGCCGTACCGGCAGGGCCGGAAAGAAGGGGGTTTCGGTGGCTATAATCCATTCGCGCGAGAAAGGCCGCCTGCGTGAGATAGAGCGTATAATCGGCAAGACTTTCGAGCATCTTGAGGTGCCGACTCCAGAGCATATCATCGAGAAGCAGCTCTATAATCTCGCTGACCGTCTTGAGAAGGTCAAGGTCAATGAAGAGGGTATCGCGAAGTATCTGCCCGGCATCTCGCGCAAGCTTGAATGGCTGTCGGAGGAGGACCTGATAAAGCGTGTGATATCCCTGGAGTTCAACCGTCTGCTCGATTATTATAAGGATGCCCCGAAGATCGATTTCATAGACGCCAAGCCCGAGCGTGACCGCAAGCGCAAGGGTGAGAAGAAAGGTCCGGCCCACGAGCGTCCCGCCGATGACCGAGAGAAGGATCGCCGCACGGCAGCCCGCGGCATGGAGCGAGTGTATGTCAACGTGGGCAAGCGTGACGGATTTTTTGCCGGCAATCTCATAGAGGCTCTCAACAAGCTTGTGCAGGGTAAGCGTGTGGATGTGGGTCGTATCGACCTGCTGCCGGCATACACCCTGTTTGATGTCAGCAAGAAGGATGCCCGAAAGGTGGTGGGTGCTCTCACCGGAGCCGATTTCTTCGGCAAACGTCTTCACAGCGAGATCGCTGACAAGGACCGCGATTACTCCAGACTGTCCGATAAAAAGAAGAAGTCCAAGAGTAAGCAGTAG
- a CDS encoding DUF3256 family protein: MRYLIFAIIALSGLAASAQLTASKAFTSAPSDVFPLLDTNTRMDMVDYYNSGLATPSANRMDGRSSVTDLSPASLTVKISESSSAQVAILAAGSDTVIAVVSTVAAPGLDSTLKFYDREWKPLQASRYFTAPAWKEWVTQGHDAAEVTAYAPFMLASYYIDPAKGTLTVTNNLSTFLDEDVYEMVAPALHPSLVYRWNGKRFTL; this comes from the coding sequence ATGAGATATCTAATATTTGCCATTATCGCTTTGTCAGGGCTGGCTGCATCGGCTCAGCTCACAGCATCCAAGGCTTTCACATCGGCGCCGTCCGACGTGTTCCCGTTGCTCGACACCAATACACGTATGGATATGGTGGACTATTACAACAGCGGGCTTGCCACACCTTCAGCCAACAGAATGGACGGGCGTTCGTCGGTTACGGATCTCTCGCCTGCATCCCTGACGGTGAAGATATCGGAATCCTCTTCCGCACAGGTGGCTATACTCGCCGCCGGGAGTGACACGGTGATCGCTGTGGTGTCGACTGTGGCTGCTCCGGGGTTGGACTCGACTCTGAAGTTCTACGACAGGGAGTGGAAGCCTCTTCAGGCTTCGAGGTATTTCACCGCTCCGGCATGGAAGGAATGGGTGACACAGGGTCACGATGCCGCTGAGGTCACCGCTTATGCGCCTTTCATGCTTGCATCCTATTATATCGATCCTGCTAAGGGTACGCTCACTGTCACCAACAATCTATCGACATTCCTCGATGAAGATGTATATGAGATGGTGGCTCCCGCTCTTCATCCGTCGCTTGTGTACCGTTGGAACGGCAAGCGTTTCACACTCTGA
- a CDS encoding MBL fold metallo-hydrolase: MIKVTYLDHSGFAVTTPEAVMVFDYYKDPDKKLEKVLREAPDQEVVFFVSHHHPDHFNASIFELAQNRRRTYVLSNDIFSRLVPQKGVSVAWMSPGDVIEEQIPGVSKVQAFRSTDVGVAYAITLPDGRVVFHAGDLNDWHWSEVSTPAEAHDAEAKFTKVVRHVAEDYPKMYIVMFPVDARMGEGFARGAQIFLSNVRVENFFPMHFWGEPQKACDFAGYIPEGCDAICRCLDRPGMEAKLD, from the coding sequence ATGATAAAAGTTACTTATTTGGATCATAGCGGCTTCGCGGTTACAACCCCCGAAGCCGTAATGGTGTTTGATTATTACAAGGACCCTGACAAGAAGCTTGAAAAGGTGCTTCGTGAGGCTCCGGATCAGGAAGTGGTGTTCTTCGTGAGTCATCATCACCCCGATCATTTCAATGCCTCGATATTTGAGCTTGCCCAGAACCGCCGCCGCACTTATGTGCTCTCCAACGACATATTCTCACGCCTTGTGCCTCAGAAGGGGGTGTCGGTGGCATGGATGAGTCCGGGTGATGTAATAGAAGAGCAGATACCGGGTGTGAGCAAGGTGCAGGCATTCAGGTCGACCGATGTCGGGGTGGCTTATGCCATAACCCTTCCGGACGGCAGGGTGGTGTTTCATGCCGGAGATCTCAATGACTGGCATTGGAGCGAGGTGTCGACTCCTGCCGAGGCGCATGATGCCGAGGCGAAGTTCACGAAAGTTGTAAGGCATGTGGCGGAGGATTATCCCAAGATGTATATCGTGATGTTCCCTGTCGATGCACGGATGGGCGAAGGTTTTGCCCGCGGTGCGCAGATATTCCTTTCAAATGTGAGGGTTGAGAATTTCTTCCCGATGCATTTCTGGGGTGAGCCTCAGAAGGCTTGCGATTTCGCGGGCTATATACCCGAGGGGTGTGATGCCATATGCCGCTGCCTTGACCGTCCGGGGATGGAGGCCAAGCTGGATTGA
- a CDS encoding ABC transporter permease, translated as MNWFISIFRVWRRETWLVFTDIGVMLFFFGLPLAYPIVYTLIYNPEVVTEIPTVVVDNSRTAESRELVRTLDATQSIHIKGYAANLQEARRAWAEKQCYGIIEIPADYAKKIGSGEQARISFYNDMSLLIRFRQYLFALTGVQMNEVTKLTAERVATLGGGLATQVTGLPVDTHFESLGDPTQGFASFIIPGIVVLILQQSMLLGITMIAGTAAERRRRNHGQDPYEYQAGPVAVLLGKSLCYMMLYIPLSYYILHIVPEMFALPHVGSAGDYMPFIFVMLLATTFLGQTLQVFVRERETSLLVIVFSSLVFLFLSGLTWPRYAFNKFWLMVSDLVPATWGVEGFIRINGNAATLPEISRYYWSLWALVGLYFVTALILRIYISGTRRRSVAHRQAQ; from the coding sequence ATGAATTGGTTTATAAGCATCTTCCGCGTGTGGCGAAGGGAGACATGGTTAGTGTTCACCGATATAGGTGTGATGCTGTTCTTCTTCGGGCTGCCATTGGCCTACCCTATTGTCTACACTCTCATATACAATCCCGAAGTCGTCACCGAGATCCCCACTGTCGTGGTCGACAACTCCCGCACTGCCGAAAGCCGCGAACTCGTGCGCACCCTCGATGCCACACAGAGCATCCATATAAAGGGATACGCCGCCAACCTACAGGAGGCGAGGCGCGCATGGGCTGAAAAACAATGCTACGGCATAATCGAAATCCCCGCCGACTATGCAAAGAAGATTGGCTCGGGTGAGCAAGCAAGGATATCGTTCTACAACGATATGTCGCTGCTCATACGCTTCCGTCAATACCTGTTTGCCCTCACAGGAGTGCAGATGAACGAGGTGACCAAACTCACAGCCGAACGTGTGGCAACACTCGGAGGAGGCCTCGCCACACAGGTGACAGGACTTCCCGTCGACACCCACTTTGAAAGTCTCGGCGACCCCACCCAGGGCTTCGCATCATTCATCATTCCAGGCATAGTAGTACTGATACTCCAACAGAGCATGCTGCTCGGGATCACAATGATAGCAGGCACCGCCGCCGAACGCCGACGGCGCAACCATGGGCAGGACCCTTACGAATACCAGGCGGGGCCTGTGGCAGTGCTCCTCGGTAAAAGCCTGTGCTACATGATGCTCTACATCCCGCTGAGCTACTACATACTCCACATAGTGCCCGAAATGTTCGCTCTCCCTCACGTGGGGAGTGCCGGCGACTACATGCCTTTCATATTCGTGATGCTACTCGCCACCACATTCCTCGGACAGACACTCCAGGTGTTCGTAAGGGAACGTGAGACCTCGCTGCTTGTCATAGTGTTCTCCTCACTGGTGTTTCTGTTCCTCTCCGGGCTCACATGGCCACGCTACGCCTTCAATAAATTCTGGCTCATGGTGTCCGACCTCGTGCCGGCAACATGGGGTGTGGAAGGATTCATCCGCATCAACGGCAATGCCGCAACACTTCCGGAAATATCGCGCTACTACTGGAGCCTATGGGCACTCGTAGGGCTGTATTTCGTCACTGCGCTCATCCTGAGGATATACATCTCGGGAACCCGCCGCCGCAGTGTGGCGCATCGGCAGGCACAATAA
- a CDS encoding ABC transporter permease — MFPSIRRGIRTLCSRRIYFFMMVVVPLGCTFFFLNLMNEGLPLKVPVGIVDMDHSSLSRRITRSLDATELIDIADDLESYNAAMTKVRGGELFGFFYIPSDFQEKALSGRTPTLSFYSNMSIFVPGTLSFKGFKTIAVTTSGGIVETSLTSSGLDEDIAESLIMPLVTDNHPIGNPWTNYNIYLSQSFLAGLIALLVMTVTSFSICQEIKNRTSPEWLSTARGSMGLALIGKLLPQSIVFISIGVAIQTVMFKFMHFPLNCNPWHMILAMMLLVLSCQAFATVVVELVPNLRLSMSICSLVGILCFSVAGFSFPVDKMYGAIGIFAYIMPIRYYFLIYVDQALNGLPLYYSRLYYIAMLVMMLTPVLGLRRLRRHCLTPVYVP; from the coding sequence ATGTTCCCCTCAATACGTCGCGGCATACGGACCCTATGCTCCCGCAGGATCTACTTCTTCATGATGGTGGTCGTGCCGTTAGGGTGCACATTCTTTTTCCTCAACCTCATGAACGAGGGATTGCCGCTGAAAGTCCCCGTAGGGATCGTTGACATGGACCACTCCTCCCTATCGCGGCGCATCACGCGCTCCCTCGACGCCACCGAGCTGATCGACATAGCCGACGACCTCGAAAGCTACAACGCTGCAATGACAAAAGTCCGGGGCGGAGAGCTATTCGGCTTCTTCTACATCCCTTCCGACTTTCAGGAGAAAGCCCTCAGCGGACGCACCCCCACCCTCTCCTTCTACTCCAACATGAGCATCTTTGTCCCCGGCACACTGTCGTTCAAAGGATTCAAGACCATAGCCGTGACCACATCGGGAGGCATCGTGGAGACATCGCTCACCAGCTCAGGTCTCGACGAAGATATAGCCGAGAGCCTTATCATGCCGCTGGTCACCGACAACCACCCCATCGGCAACCCGTGGACCAACTATAACATATACCTCTCCCAGTCGTTCCTCGCCGGGCTCATTGCCCTCCTCGTAATGACAGTGACATCCTTCAGCATATGCCAGGAGATCAAGAACCGCACATCACCCGAATGGCTCTCCACAGCCCGCGGCAGCATGGGGCTGGCTCTTATTGGCAAACTTCTGCCTCAGAGCATAGTGTTCATCTCCATCGGCGTAGCCATCCAGACGGTGATGTTCAAGTTCATGCATTTCCCTCTCAACTGCAACCCCTGGCATATGATACTCGCCATGATGCTCCTGGTGCTTTCATGTCAGGCATTCGCCACAGTAGTGGTCGAACTGGTCCCTAACCTCCGCCTGTCAATGAGCATATGCAGCCTCGTGGGCATACTCTGCTTCTCTGTGGCCGGATTCTCTTTCCCTGTCGACAAGATGTACGGAGCCATAGGGATATTCGCCTACATAATGCCGATACGATACTATTTCCTTATATATGTCGACCAGGCACTAAACGGATTGCCTCTCTACTATTCGCGTCTCTATTACATCGCGATGCTCGTGATGATGCTGACCCCTGTGCTCGGATTGCGCCGCCTGCGCCGTCATTGTCTCACCCCTGTTTACGTCCCCTGA
- a CDS encoding HlyD family secretion protein — protein MSTPTPSTQEQKENKALLVALSVVVIASIVLAIIGFVFLNKPADIIEGQADATSVRISGKLPGRVMDIYVSEGDMVRAGDTLVHIHSSLAEAKLMQAEGMETVARTQDRKVDAGTRIQIINSARNLVTQAEAAVTIARKTYDRLQNLYDEGVVSEQKRDEAKAAYDAAVAGHNAAKSQLELAIAGAQKEDKESAAAMVNVAKGGVAEVQSVLEDQYLLAPCDGQIDQIYPEVSELVMLGAPIMSLLKTQDKWVTFNVREDLLKDMPLGGEIEVMIPALDKKKVKAKIYYSRDLGSYATWQATKATGQWDSKTFEIKARPLEDLPELRPGMTVVYFK, from the coding sequence ATGTCAACCCCAACACCATCCACCCAGGAACAGAAAGAGAACAAGGCCCTACTCGTGGCTCTTTCTGTAGTAGTGATAGCAAGCATAGTGCTCGCCATCATAGGATTCGTATTTCTCAACAAGCCTGCCGACATAATAGAAGGGCAAGCCGACGCGACATCCGTACGCATCTCAGGCAAGCTCCCCGGACGCGTAATGGACATATATGTCAGCGAAGGCGACATGGTCCGCGCAGGTGACACCCTCGTGCATATCCATTCTTCGCTCGCCGAGGCTAAACTCATGCAGGCGGAAGGCATGGAGACCGTGGCACGCACCCAGGACCGCAAGGTGGATGCCGGAACGCGCATCCAGATCATCAATTCGGCACGCAACCTCGTCACCCAGGCGGAAGCAGCAGTGACAATAGCTCGCAAGACCTACGACCGCTTGCAGAACCTCTACGACGAAGGGGTTGTGTCCGAGCAGAAACGCGACGAGGCTAAAGCCGCTTATGACGCCGCCGTGGCAGGGCACAATGCCGCCAAGAGCCAGCTTGAGCTCGCGATAGCCGGAGCGCAGAAAGAGGACAAGGAATCTGCCGCAGCAATGGTAAATGTTGCCAAAGGAGGTGTAGCCGAAGTGCAAAGCGTACTTGAGGACCAATATCTGCTGGCACCGTGCGACGGACAGATCGACCAGATATATCCCGAAGTCAGCGAGCTCGTGATGCTCGGCGCGCCGATAATGAGCCTTCTTAAGACCCAGGACAAATGGGTGACATTCAATGTGCGCGAAGATCTTCTCAAGGACATGCCCCTCGGCGGAGAGATCGAAGTCATGATACCCGCCCTCGACAAGAAGAAGGTAAAAGCCAAGATATACTATTCGCGTGACCTCGGAAGCTACGCCACATGGCAAGCAACCAAAGCCACCGGACAGTGGGACAGCAAGACATTCGAGATCAAGGCACGCCCGCTTGAGGACCTTCCCGAGCTGCGTCCCGGCATGACAGTAGTCTACTTCAAATAA
- a CDS encoding TolC family protein — protein MRLRLTVVSAICAIVLPAIAQTPDQAVADGSVLTLAQCRDLALANNKNLRRGAEQVRAAGYQKDEAFAAYLPSLDFAGGYMYNQKKISMFDSDQFLPVKTFNLEKQGYEFNLVKDPMTGKPIQVNGQYVPEQVAYLPKEALEYDIHNVFFGAITLTQPIFMGGKIVAMNKITNYAEDLAKTQLNGASKDVIYAVDAAYWQVVSLKAKQKLAESYVNLLDTLSHNVSLMIKEGVATRSDQLTVDVKLNSAQVDLTKVNNGLVLSRMALAQVCGLPIHSDFRVADEDAECIISIITPAILADDSQIDMQQVYDRRDDLRSLELGVKIYEQKANVARSSMMPNLAVVGAYSFSNPNIFDGFKKKFNGQFSIGAMLTIPLWHWGGNYNKYRAAKAQTAAMRMDLENARELVDLQVRQASYKAAEAVKTRDMTETNLAKADENLRCADLGFRNGVMTVDNVMEAQTAWLKAHSENIDARIDVYLCDVYLSKVLGTL, from the coding sequence ATGAGATTGCGACTTACAGTAGTTTCCGCCATATGTGCCATCGTGCTTCCGGCAATAGCACAGACACCCGATCAGGCTGTCGCCGACGGTTCTGTCCTCACCCTCGCGCAGTGCCGCGACCTCGCCCTTGCCAACAACAAGAATCTGCGCCGCGGAGCCGAGCAGGTACGTGCGGCAGGCTACCAGAAGGATGAAGCATTTGCCGCCTACCTACCGTCGCTCGACTTCGCCGGAGGATACATGTACAACCAGAAGAAGATATCGATGTTCGATTCCGACCAGTTCCTTCCGGTCAAGACATTCAACCTTGAGAAACAGGGCTACGAATTCAATCTGGTCAAGGACCCGATGACCGGAAAACCCATACAGGTAAACGGACAGTACGTACCCGAACAGGTAGCCTATCTTCCCAAAGAGGCTTTGGAATATGACATCCACAATGTGTTCTTCGGAGCGATAACCCTCACCCAGCCCATATTCATGGGAGGGAAGATCGTTGCGATGAACAAGATTACCAACTATGCCGAGGACCTTGCCAAGACCCAGCTCAACGGAGCGTCAAAGGACGTGATATATGCTGTTGACGCCGCCTACTGGCAGGTGGTATCGCTCAAGGCAAAACAGAAGCTCGCCGAAAGCTACGTCAATCTTCTCGACACTCTGAGCCACAATGTATCGCTTATGATCAAGGAAGGTGTAGCCACCCGCAGCGACCAGCTCACGGTCGATGTCAAGCTCAACTCCGCCCAGGTCGACCTCACAAAAGTCAACAACGGTCTCGTCCTCTCACGCATGGCACTCGCCCAGGTGTGCGGGCTCCCGATACACTCCGACTTCCGTGTTGCCGACGAGGACGCGGAGTGCATCATCAGCATCATCACCCCAGCCATACTCGCCGACGACTCCCAGATAGACATGCAGCAGGTCTACGACCGCCGCGACGACCTACGGTCGCTCGAACTTGGAGTGAAGATCTATGAGCAGAAAGCCAATGTCGCACGCTCGTCCATGATGCCCAACCTCGCTGTCGTAGGAGCCTACTCATTCTCCAACCCCAATATCTTCGACGGCTTCAAGAAGAAATTCAACGGACAGTTCTCGATCGGAGCAATGCTCACCATACCCCTGTGGCACTGGGGTGGCAACTACAACAAATACCGCGCCGCCAAGGCCCAGACTGCCGCAATGCGCATGGATCTTGAAAACGCCCGCGAACTCGTGGACCTCCAGGTACGCCAGGCCTCCTACAAGGCAGCCGAGGCTGTCAAGACCCGCGACATGACCGAGACCAATCTCGCCAAAGCCGACGAGAACCTGCGATGCGCCGACCTCGGCTTCCGCAACGGAGTGATGACTGTCGACAACGTAATGGAGGCTCAGACAGCATGGCTCAAAGCCCACAGCGAGAATATCGATGCACGCATCGACGTATATCTGTGCGACGTATATCTTTCAAAAGTTTTAGGAACTCTTTAA
- a CDS encoding BlaI/MecI/CopY family transcriptional regulator: protein MKAGRKPQAILTEKEMLIMQILWEHGPQHVRDMLRYYDEPKPHFNTVSTLVRILQEKGKVGHEVVGGSHRYYAIASKEEIRDRSLKDVVANYFNNSYKSAVSALVEDEKISLEELRDIIAMVEQGGKQTI from the coding sequence ATGAAAGCCGGACGTAAGCCGCAAGCGATCCTCACTGAGAAAGAGATGCTCATAATGCAGATTCTATGGGAACATGGTCCGCAACATGTGCGCGATATGCTCAGGTACTATGATGAGCCGAAGCCTCATTTCAACACCGTTTCGACCCTTGTGCGTATCCTCCAGGAGAAGGGCAAGGTGGGTCATGAGGTGGTGGGTGGCTCTCACCGCTATTACGCCATAGCCAGCAAGGAGGAGATACGCGACCGCTCGCTCAAGGATGTTGTGGCAAACTATTTTAATAACTCCTACAAAAGTGCGGTGTCCGCTCTTGTTGAGGATGAGAAGATCTCGCTTGAAGAGCTCCGTGACATCATAGCCATGGTGGAGCAGGGGGGTAAACAGACTATATAA
- a CDS encoding M56 family metallopeptidase produces the protein MGPLFAYSISCSVLLALMYMAYKWVLASENQHRFNRIVLWSIYLVSLSAIPLGVVADRWLADSSEDLPAGLIEVGGIMMLPVAEDSASLADIICSAILWIYVSGMVVAMLHTGVVAVRLALIVRSGSGADACGQRVILIRDEGIAPFSVMGAIVMSHKDYAESGEMIVAHECCHVRHRHWVDLVMAQLVAVFQWYNPAAWLMREELKAVHEYQADSGVISSGVNPREYQMLLIKKAVGARFPSLANSLNHSKLKKRITMMYNPKTSASRRLRVLALAPAFAAAVLVTDIPAVAGAIDSASGASLSAVMPAEAVAAVTESKVTKNTSAGQPGLSGRQDAAVAPASDKKVRTKNLEEIVVVGYGTAKKTSTPEAGRVNGNACDGEEMGFDVVDEAPEYPGGQVELMKFIAKNIRYPHDAMKDSIEGNVVVRFIVGNDGKVSSPEIVRGVCPSIDAEALRVVSSLPALKPARMKGKPVELWYNLPIAFRLTGNDRKKLIASIGTNSSRGMVAVELNGDEKDVTFIVDGVRVESIRDIDQSTIERVNVWKDETSPLYVKYKTPIVEIILKK, from the coding sequence ATGGGTCCTCTCTTTGCATATTCCATAAGCTGCTCCGTGCTGCTGGCATTGATGTATATGGCATACAAGTGGGTGCTTGCGTCGGAGAATCAGCATCGCTTCAACCGCATTGTGCTGTGGAGCATTTATCTGGTGTCACTTTCCGCCATCCCTCTCGGTGTGGTTGCGGACCGTTGGCTCGCCGACAGTTCTGAGGATTTGCCCGCAGGACTGATAGAGGTGGGCGGCATTATGATGCTTCCTGTGGCGGAGGATTCCGCATCGCTTGCCGATATCATATGCTCAGCCATTCTATGGATATATGTTTCGGGTATGGTCGTTGCGATGCTGCATACAGGCGTGGTGGCTGTGCGTCTTGCCTTGATTGTGAGAAGCGGGAGCGGGGCGGATGCCTGCGGGCAGCGGGTGATACTCATTCGGGACGAGGGGATAGCTCCGTTCAGTGTGATGGGTGCGATAGTGATGTCGCATAAGGACTATGCCGAGTCCGGAGAGATGATAGTGGCTCATGAGTGCTGCCATGTGAGACACCGCCATTGGGTGGATCTTGTGATGGCTCAGCTCGTAGCCGTGTTTCAGTGGTACAATCCTGCCGCATGGCTCATGCGTGAGGAGCTTAAGGCGGTGCACGAATACCAGGCGGATTCCGGGGTTATCTCTTCAGGTGTCAATCCGCGTGAATATCAGATGTTATTAATAAAGAAGGCTGTCGGCGCGAGATTCCCGTCACTTGCCAACAGCCTGAATCACAGTAAACTTAAAAAACGTATCACTATGATGTACAATCCAAAGACATCAGCGAGCCGCCGACTGCGCGTGCTTGCACTGGCTCCCGCATTTGCGGCTGCTGTTCTCGTAACCGATATCCCTGCTGTTGCCGGAGCCATAGATTCTGCTTCAGGGGCTTCTCTTTCAGCTGTCATGCCTGCGGAGGCTGTCGCAGCTGTTACTGAGAGCAAAGTTACAAAAAATACTTCTGCCGGACAACCCGGGCTGTCCGGCAGGCAGGATGCTGCCGTGGCACCCGCGAGCGATAAGAAGGTCCGGACCAAAAACTTGGAGGAGATAGTGGTGGTGGGCTATGGCACGGCCAAGAAGACCAGCACCCCTGAAGCCGGGAGGGTGAACGGCAATGCATGTGACGGAGAGGAGATGGGGTTCGATGTGGTTGACGAGGCTCCGGAGTATCCCGGCGGTCAGGTCGAACTGATGAAATTCATAGCAAAGAATATCCGCTATCCTCATGACGCAATGAAGGACTCGATAGAGGGTAATGTGGTGGTGAGATTCATAGTGGGCAATGACGGCAAGGTGTCATCGCCCGAGATAGTGCGAGGCGTATGCCCTTCAATTGATGCAGAGGCATTGCGGGTGGTTTCGTCACTACCAGCATTAAAGCCTGCCAGAATGAAAGGCAAGCCGGTGGAGCTGTGGTATAATCTTCCCATCGCGTTCAGGCTGACCGGGAATGATCGGAAGAAGCTTATCGCCTCAATTGGAACAAATAGCAGCCGAGGGATGGTAGCTGTGGAGCTGAATGGCGATGAAAAGGATGTGACCTTCATTGTCGACGGTGTAAGGGTGGAAAGCATCAGGGATATCGATCAGAGCACTATAGAACGTGTAAATGTATGGAAAGATGAGACCAGTCCCCTTTACGTGAAATATAAGACTCCGATAGTGGAGATAATTCTCAAGAAGTAA